The following proteins are co-located in the Castanea sativa cultivar Marrone di Chiusa Pesio chromosome 8, ASM4071231v1 genome:
- the LOC142606785 gene encoding uncharacterized protein LOC142606785, which translates to MDTLSRVRCFTTTTSSSNIPFPRISPTPRSTLPTVSVLRTSPRPVSGVAEEDVLQMFFKERKLSGDFISKASDIFWQREVQQFVDADAGEPADTPQQAEQVMESDNDGGFLKLSRTHQWVSGDNSAPVNKKAIAKALQDDSERRKKLNLLKYEALKREMMLLSVGIGTACSGYCLIVLSAQAAVSYGTGVLFSCLYLQLLYKHVDNLSREIVPQVFMQKKKKKIGIRSEDLKDSIEKSIKGSGVALSSPRLVIPAAIYGLWILSHQYFVNDLFDFQLVPAMVGMFVYKAAALVQVYRDNEDLQFVFPENGDGSSD; encoded by the exons ATGGATACCCTTTCAAGAGTTAGGTGCTTCACTACCACTACCAGCTCTTCCAACATCCCATTTCCAAGAATTTCTCCAACTCCTCGTTCCACACTTCCCACTGTTTCAGTCCTAAGAACAAGTCCTCGCCCAG TGAGTGGAGTAGCAGAGGAGGATGTTTTGCAAATGTTCTTTAAGGAGAGAAAATTAAGCGGAGATTTTATATCAAAAGCTTCTGATATATTTTGGCAGAGGGAGGTCCAGCAATTTGTAGATGCTGATGCTGGCGAACCTGCTGACACTCCTCAACAAGCAGAGCAG GTAATGGAAAGTGATAACGATGGTGGGTTTTTGAAACTGTCAAGAACCCATCAATGGGTATCAGGTGACAACTCTGCACCAGTCAATAAGAAAGCCATTGCTAAG GCATTGCAGGATGAtagtgaaagaagaaagaaactgaACCTCCTCAAATATGAAGCT CTCAAAAGGGAGATGATGCTTTTATCTGTTGGTATTGGAACCGCATGCAGTGGGTATTGTTTGATAGTTTTATCAGCCCAG GCTGCTGTTAGTTATGGGACAGGAGTTCTTTTCAG TTGCTTGTACCTTCAGCTCTTATACAAACATGTAGACAACCTATCCAGAGAAATTGTTCCTCAAGTTTTCatgcaaaagaagaagaagaa AATTGGAATCAGAAGTGAGGACCTTAAGGATTCGATAGAGAAATCCATCAAGGGTAGTGGAGTTGCTCTTTCATCTCCTAGGCTTGTGATCCCAGCAGCAATATATGGATTGTGGATCCTGTCTCATCAGTATTTTGTCAATGACTTATTTGATTTCCAG CTTGTGCCAGCCATGGTTGGGATGTTTGTCTATAAAGCTGCTGCTCTCGTTCAAGTCTATAGAGATAATGAGGACCTGCAATTTGTCTTTCCAGAAAATGGGGATGGTTCAAGTGATTAA